In Aedes albopictus strain Foshan chromosome 3, AalbF5, whole genome shotgun sequence, the following are encoded in one genomic region:
- the LOC134290062 gene encoding uncharacterized protein LOC134290062 → MISNWIHQMLKNRHLFSTLRQAAIRKLSVCGCPQGGVLSPLLWNLVADTLLRQLNNSGFPTYGFADGYLTLLVGMCISTLFDLKQNALQVVEGWCRQYGLSVNPSKTSIVLFTEKRNRNGVRTLRLFDSEINVTEQVKYVGVILDSKLSWTPHVEFRIKKACMAFGQCRRTFGTTWGLKPKYIKWIYTTVVRPILAYGCLVWWQKGEVRTVQSKLGHLQRMCLMAMSGAFSSTPTAALEVLFDVAPLHIHLKQEALSCTYRLWVLGLLEETPVNRSSTHTSLFPLLVNWDKVVLAPSDLTIACNFPYRTFSTKFPSREEWTSGYLERRISDGIVCYTDGSLLEGRAGAGVYSRELRLYQSYSLGRHCTVFQAEIFALMCGVQSALQQHVMGKVIYFCSDSQVAIKALASANSRSKIVIACRTQIEELNSANAVHLVWVPGHSSITGNELADELARTGASHDFIGPEPAILVSKCWVKLRIDTWAATQHKQYWNSLASCRQTKLYCTEPSLGVAKYLTNLSKQNCSMLVKALTGHCRLSYHMANIQQADSFACDSCESDYGTSYHLICNCPVFAQLRFRVLGKHLLSETDFRNLNLQDVLLFFTRCGKEL, encoded by the coding sequence atgatttccaattggattcaccaaatgctcaaaaaccgacatctcttctcgacattgcgtcaagcggcgattaggaaattgagtgtttgtggatgcccccaagggggagtcttatcaccacttttatggaatctcgtagcagatacgctattgaggcaactcaataatagcggttttcctacttatggttttgccgacggttacctaacattgttagtcggtatgtgcatcagcacccttttcgacctgaagcaaaacgctcttcaggtagttgagggttggtgtcgccaatatggcctttcggtgaatccgagtaaaacatctattgttcttttcacggaaaagcgcaaccgtaatggtgttcgaactttacgtctctttgattctgaaatcaatgtgactgaacaggtaaagtacgttggagtcattcttgattccaagctttcctggacacctcatgttgagttcagaatcaagaaagcttgtatggccttcgggcaatgccggcgaacctttggtacaacttggggtctaaaacccaagtatatcaaatggatctacacaactgttgttcggccaatattggcctatggatgccttgtgtggtggcaaaagggcgaagtgagaacggtccaatcaaagttaggccatctccaaaggatgtgcttaatggcgatgtctggagcgttctcttcaactcccacggcagctctcgaagttctctttgacgttgccccactacacattcatctcaaacaagaagcactttcttgcacttaccgcctatgggtactcggtttactagaggaaactcctgtgaaccgcagttcaacacacacctcgttgtttccacttttggtgaattgggacaaagttgtccttgctccaagtgatcttacaattgcttgtaattttccatataggacattttccacgaaattcccttcccgggaagagtggacatctggttatctggagagacgtatttcagacggcatcgtatgttacactgatggctcccttctcgaaggtcgagcaggtgctggtgtttattctcgtgagctaaggctgtatcagtcttattcacttggcagacactgcaccgtttttcaggccgaaatctttgctcttatgtgcggagtgcaatcagcacttcagcagcacgtaatgggcaaagtaatatacttctgttcagatagccaggttgctattaaagcacttgcttcggccaactccaggtcgaagatagttatcgcttgtcgaactcaaattgaggagctgaattcagcaaacgctgttcaccttgtatgggtacctggccattcttccatcactggaaatgaattggctgatgagttagctcgcactggagcatcacatgacttcattggccctgagccagctattctagtatccaagtgttgggtgaagcttcggattgacacctgggctgccactcagcacaaacaatactggaatagtttggcgtcatgtcgtcaaacaaaattgtattgtactgagccatctcttggggtggcaaagtatctaacaaatctgtcaaagcagaattgcagcatgctggtcaaagcattgactggccactgccgactcagttatcacatggcgaatattcagcaagctgattcatttgcatgtgatagctgtgaatccgattatggaacttcgtatcatttaatatgtaactgtccagtttttgcgcaattgcgtttccgagtactcgggaaacacttattaagtgaaactgacttcagaaacctgaatcttcaggacgttctgttgttcttcacccgctgtggtaaagagctatag